A window of the Cheilinus undulatus linkage group 21, ASM1832078v1, whole genome shotgun sequence genome harbors these coding sequences:
- the LOC121529533 gene encoding synaptic vesicular amine transporter-like, whose product MGVLSWLRQENQLKMMVLVIVFIAVFLDHMLLSVVVPIVPSYLYGSEILSSENDSGSIIGAHRNSSAVFMPHNSHDSNCSEAGTELGTVNIKVGLLLASKSTVQLIMNPFVGPLTDRFGYHLPMCAGFCIIFVATTLFAFSSGYFLLLLARSVQGVGGSCLSVAGMAMLADMYKDEEERGWAMGISFTGLALGLIAGAPFGSLMYQFVGKMSPFLVLAIIAMLGGGAIYFTTLIIAVIESALPLWMMKTMCASKWQLGIVFLPDSVSYLIASNIFGHLSQKHNKSWLFACIGMIMAGITTISFGFSKNFYHLLVQNAFIGFSVGVVDSSIMPLMGNLVDLRYQPVYGTVYAIADVAICLGFCVGPAVTGPIVASFGFPWLMTIVGTVDIVFAPLCILLLRPTTSEELLALPFLKHHLWKVNQMEV is encoded by the exons GGGTGCTGAGCTGGCTGAGGCAGGAGAACCAGCTGAAGATGATGGTCCtggttattgtttttattgccgTGTTCCTGGATCACATGCTGCTGTCTGTGGTCG TGCCGATCGTTCCCAGTTACCTGTATGGATCTGAAATCCTCTCATCAGAGAATGACTCAGGTTCAATAATCGGTgcccacagaaacagctcagcTGTTTTTATGCCACATAACTCCCATGATTCAAACTGCTCTGAAGCTGGCACTGAGCTGGGAACAGTCAACATTAAAGTAGGACTGTTGTTGGCTTCAAAATCCACCGTACAGCTCATCATGAACCCATTTGTTGGTCCGCTTACTGACAG GTTTGGATATCACCTCCCAATGTGTGCTGGCTTCTGCATCATTTTTGTGGCAACCACCT TGTTTGCATTTTCATCAGGCTACTTCCTACTGCTGCTGGCCCGATCGGTGCAGGGTGTGGGTGGgtcctgtctgtctgtggccG GAATGGCGATGTTAGCTGATATGTAcaaagatgaagaggagagagggTGGGCCATGGGAATATCTTTCACTGGTTTGGCTTTAGGACTCATAG CCGGCGCCCCTTTTGGCAGTCTGATGTATCAGTTTGTGGGGAAGATGAGTCCGTTCCTGGTCCTGGCCATCATCGCGATGTTGGGTGGAG GAGCCATCTATTTCACTACATTGATCATTGCTGTGATAGAATCAGCCCTTCCTCTCTGGATGATGAAGACCATGTGTGCTAGCAAGTGGCAGCTag GTATCGTCTTTTTGCCGGACAGCGTCTCCTACCTCATAGCATCAAATATCTTTGGACACCTgtcacagaaacacaacaaaag CTGGCTGTTTGCTTGCATAGGAATGATCATGGCAGGAATTACAACTATTTCA TTTGGATTTTCCAAGAACTTCTATCATTTGCTGGTTCAGAATGCGTTTATCGGCTTCTCTGTTG GGGTAGTGGACTCCTCCATCATGCCTCTCATGGGGAACTTGGTAGACCTGAGGTATCAGCCAGTTTATGGCACTGTTTATGCCATAGCTGACGTTGCTATATGCCTTGGATTCTGTGTTG GTCCTGCTGTCACAGGTCCCATAGTGGCATCGTTTGGCTTCCCCTGGCTCATGACCATAGTTGGAACAGTGGACATAGTCTTTGCTCCGCTCTGCATCCTCCTGCTTAGACCAACGACATCAGAGGAACTTCTG gctctgccctttctcaaacaccATCTGTGGAAGGTTAACCAGATGGaggtgtga